The nucleotide window GTCCAGCGCGCACCCGCACTTCGCCTCTCAGGAGCCGTAGCGCGGCAGGACGCCCGTGTCCAGTGGTGACGGCAGCGGAGCGGGCAATTCGACGGCTTCCCCGTACACACCGTGGAGCTGTCCGCGGTACTCCCCGTCCTTGGGCCGGGTGTGCAGGGTCCAGCGGCCGGTACGCGGGTCCAGGACGAGCAGGACAGCGACCCCCGCGCGGGCGTACCAGCCGTTCTTGTCGGTGATGTCCTTGGCCTTCTCGGACTGGGAGATCACCTCGACGGCCAGGGCGACGTCCCTGGGATCGGCGAGCCACGAATCGTCCTCGTCCCACGCGACGGGGAGAACGGTCAGGTCGGGCGTGGCGTAGTCGTCCGGATCCTCCGGCATGGCGACCGAGGACGTCGCGTACGGAGCCGGCCCCTCGGGCAGGCCGGGCTCGATCTGGACCCGCAGACGGCGGACGGTACCGGCGTGCTTGCCGCGGAGGGGAGGGGACATGACGAGGCTGCCTCCGATGATCTCGGCCCGCAGCCCGGTGGCGGCTTCGACGATCCCGCCGACCTCGTTGGCCACCAGGTGCGGACTCGCACCAAAAAAGCCCCCTGAAACCGCGTTTCCGCAGGTCAGAGGGCATAGATGGAGTGGAGCCTAGGGGAGTCGAACCCCTGACATCTGCCATGCAAAGACAGCGCTCTACCAACTGAGCTAAGGCCCCTCGGCGTGACCGGAGCTACGCCGCGGACCAGGGTACCCGGTGAGCCGGGGGTTTATGTACTCCGAATCGGGGCGGGAGGGCAGGCCCGCCGCGCACGGCGTCCGGGTGCGCCGTACCGCCCCGTCGGCAGGTGGACGGTCGAGGAGGCGTCCAGGGCCCCCACGTAGCCCCTGACGGGCCTCCGGGAACAGCGGGGCCCCGACCGCTCGGGCGGTCGGGCCGACTGGAATCTGCGGGTCTCAGGCGCTCGTGCCGGAACCTGCCGGTACGGAGTCGGTCGCCTCCGTCCACAGGTCCTGCTCGGCGCGGTCCGCCTGGATCTGGCGGTACACGAGGAGCCCGCCGATGGCGGCCAGTGCGACCAGGAGAAGCTTCTTCACCGCGCGACCTCGTCCTTCTTACGTTAGGAGTGCTCCGACGCGCCCGATGATACACACCGGCCGATATCGAACGGTTACCTCGCCCGTCCCAACTCCCGCCCGGGAACGAAAGAACCGGCCCACTAACCGAGTGGACCGGTTCTTTCTCGCCGGTGGGGCTAACAGGACTTGAACCTGTGGCCTCTTCCTTATCAGGGAAGCGCTCTAACCGTCTGAGCTATAGCCCCGCGCTGCACCGAAAGATTAGCGCACCTGCGCCGTTCTCCCAAAATCGGCCGCCCGGACCGGCGCGGGCCGGGCGGCCGGAGGGTCACTCGTCCTCGGCGAGCGTCAGCTCCACGCCCCCGGTGAACCCGGCGGTCAGGTTGTAGATGAACGAGCCGAGCGTGGCCAGCGCGGTCAGCAGCACCACGTCGATCACCGCGATGACCACGGTGACCAGCATGACGTTGGAGAACGACAGGAACGACTGGAGGTCGAAACCGCTCTGCTGGCCGGAGCCGGTGGCCTCGCTGATGGTGCCGCCGACGGTGGTGAAGACCCCCAGCGCGTCCAGGACCAGCCACAGCACCGCCACCGCCACGATGGTGCAGATGCCCAGCGCGATGGAGAACAGGAAGCTGACCTTCATCACCGACCACGGGTCGGCCTTGGCCACCCGCAGCCGGGCCTTGCGGGTGCGCGGCAGCGGGCGGGCCGCCGGACGCGGCCGGCGCACCGCCTGCGCGGCGGAACCGCCGCCCGGACCGTCCGGCTGCTGGGCCGGGCCGGGCTGCGGCGGCGGGGCGTACCCCGTCGCCTGCTGGTGCGGCTGGGGCGGGCGTGGCCCCCGGGTCTCTGTCACGGTCGTACCCCCACGGTGAGCACCTTGCGCGTCGCCTGGCTGCGGGCCTGCTGGGACGGAGCCACGGCCCGCCGTCCGCCGCCCGTCCGGCTCGGCGGCGGGCGGCGATCCGGCCGACGGGCCGCCGCCTGCGGTACCGGACGCCGGGCTTCCCGTCCCGGCGTCACCTGTGGCGGCGTCCGTGGCTCCACTCACGTCTACTCCTCAGGGTCACCTGCCGGGGGCTGCTCGCCCTCGGCGCCGTCGGCGTCGACCTCCTCGGCCTCCGCCCCTGCCTCGGCGTTGCGCGCGATGCCGACCACCGCGTCCCGCTTGCCCAGGTTGATGAGTTGGACGCCCATGGTGTCACGACCGGTTTCCCGGATCTCGTTGACCCGCGTACGGATCACTCCGCCGCCGAGGGTGATCGCGAGGATCTCGTCGGTCTCCTCGACCACCAGGGCGCCGACGAGCGAGCCCCGGTCCTCGACGATCTTGGCCGCCTTGATGCCCAGGCCGCCACGGCCCTGCACCCGGTACTCGTCCACCGGGGTGCGCTTGGCGTAGCCGCCGTCGGTGGCGGTGAAGACGAAGGTGCCCGGCCGGACGACGTTCATCGACAGCAGTTCGTCGCCCTCGCGGAAGCTCATGCCCTTCACGCCGGAGGTGGCCCGGCCCATCGGGCGCAGCGACTCGTCGGTGGCGGTGAACCGGATGGACTGCGCCTTGCGGCTGATCAGCAGCAGGTCGTCGTCGGGACCGACCAGCTCGGCGCCGATCAGCTCGTCCTCCCGGCCGTCCGCCATCTCCCGCAGGTTGATGGCGATCACGCCGCCGGAGCGCGGCGAGTCGTAGTCCTTCAGCGGGGTCTTCTTCACCAGGCCCGACTTGGTGGCGAGCACCAGGTAGGGGGCGGCCTCGTAGTCGCGCACCGCCATGATCTGGGCGATGTGCTCGTCCGGCTGGAAGGCCAGCAGGTTGGCCACGTGCTGGCCGCGGGCGTCCCGGCCGGCGTCCGGCAGCTCGTACGCCTTGGCCCGGTAGACCCGGCCCTTGTTGGTGAAGAACAGCAGCCAGTGGTGGGTGGTGGTGACGAAGAAGTGGTCGACGATGTCGTCTTCCTTCAGCTTCGTGCCGCGCACGCCCTTGCCGCCGCGCTTCTGGGAGCGGTAGTCGTCGGTCTTGGTGCGCTTGACGTAGCCGCTGCGGGTGATGGTGACGACGATGTCCTCTTCGGCGATCAGGTCCTCGATGGACATGTCGCCGTCGAACGGCACCAGCTGGCTGCGCCGGTCGTCACCGAACTTCTCGACCAGCGCGGTCAGCTCCTCGCTGATGATGCCGCGCTGCCGCTCCGGGGAGGCGAGGATGGCGTTGTACTCGCTGATCTTGGCCTGGAGTTCGTCGTGCTCGGCGACGATCTTGCGGCGCTCCAGGGCGGCGAGCCGGCGCAGCTGCATCTCCAGGATGGCGTTGGCCTGGATCTCGTCGATCTCCAGCAGCCCCATCAGGCCGTCCCGGGCGACCTCGACGGTGTCGCTGCGCCGGATCAGCGCGATGACCTCGTCGATGGCGTCGAGCGCCTTGAGCAGACCACGCAGGATGTGCGCCCGCTCCTCGGCCTTGCG belongs to Streptantibioticus cattleyicolor NRRL 8057 = DSM 46488 and includes:
- a CDS encoding Uma2 family endonuclease; translated protein: MANEVGGIVEAATGLRAEIIGGSLVMSPPLRGKHAGTVRRLRVQIEPGLPEGPAPYATSSVAMPEDPDDYATPDLTVLPVAWDEDDSWLADPRDVALAVEVISQSEKAKDITDKNGWYARAGVAVLLVLDPRTGRWTLHTRPKDGEYRGQLHGVYGEAVELPAPLPSPLDTGVLPRYGS
- a CDS encoding DLW-39 family protein, with the translated sequence MKKLLLVALAAIGGLLVYRQIQADRAEQDLWTEATDSVPAGSGTSA
- a CDS encoding DUF3566 domain-containing protein; this translates as MSGATDAATGDAGTGSPASGTAGGGPSAGSPPAAEPDGRRTAGRGSVPAGPQPGDAQGAHRGGTTVTETRGPRPPQPHQQATGYAPPPQPGPAQQPDGPGGGSAAQAVRRPRPAARPLPRTRKARLRVAKADPWSVMKVSFLFSIALGICTIVAVAVLWLVLDALGVFTTVGGTISEATGSGQQSGFDLQSFLSFSNVMLVTVVIAVIDVVLLTALATLGSFIYNLTAGFTGGVELTLAEDE
- the gyrA gene encoding DNA gyrase subunit A: MADETPITPEGSPTPVTPQGGPATVEGVGLRVEPVGLETEMQRSYLDYAMSVIVSRALPDVRDGLKPVHRRVLYAMYDGGYRPEKGFYKCARVVGDVMGTYHPHGDASIYDALVRLAQSWAMRMPLVDSNGNFGSPGNDPAAAMRYTECKMAPLSMEMVRDIDEETVDFQDNYDGRNQEPTVLPSRFPNLLINGSAGIAVGMATNIPPHNLREVAEGAQWYLANPEASNEELLEALMERIKGPDFPTGALVVGRRGIEEAYRTGRGSITMRAVVEVEEIQNRQCLVVTELPYQVNPDNLAQKIADLVKDGRVGGIADVRDETSSRTGQRLVIVLKRDAVAKVVLNNLYKHTDLQTNFGANMLALVDGVPRTLSLDAFIRHWVTHQVEVIVRRTRFRLRKAEERAHILRGLLKALDAIDEVIALIRRSDTVEVARDGLMGLLEIDEIQANAILEMQLRRLAALERRKIVAEHDELQAKISEYNAILASPERQRGIISEELTALVEKFGDDRRSQLVPFDGDMSIEDLIAEEDIVVTITRSGYVKRTKTDDYRSQKRGGKGVRGTKLKEDDIVDHFFVTTTHHWLLFFTNKGRVYRAKAYELPDAGRDARGQHVANLLAFQPDEHIAQIMAVRDYEAAPYLVLATKSGLVKKTPLKDYDSPRSGGVIAINLREMADGREDELIGAELVGPDDDLLLISRKAQSIRFTATDESLRPMGRATSGVKGMSFREGDELLSMNVVRPGTFVFTATDGGYAKRTPVDEYRVQGRGGLGIKAAKIVEDRGSLVGALVVEETDEILAITLGGGVIRTRVNEIRETGRDTMGVQLINLGKRDAVVGIARNAEAGAEAEEVDADGAEGEQPPAGDPEE